One genomic region from Panthera tigris isolate Pti1 chromosome D1, P.tigris_Pti1_mat1.1, whole genome shotgun sequence encodes:
- the LOC102960727 gene encoding olfactory receptor 10A3-like — MKRQNQSSVVEFILLGFSNFPELQEQLFGVFLVVYLGTLMGNAIIIVIISLEQSLHVPMYLFLQNLSVVDVSFSAVIMPEMLVVLSTEKTSISFVSCFAQMYFILFFGGTECFLLGAMAYDRFAAICHPLSYPMIMNKRVFMKLLIISWLLGFMLGTVQTTWVFSFPFCGPNEINHISCETPAVLELACADTFLFEIYAFTGTVLIIMVPFVLILLSYVRILFAILKMPSATGRQKAFSTCASHLTSVTLFYGTASMTYLQPKSGYSPETKKVMSLSYSLLTPLLNPLIYSLRNSEMKRALMKLWRRKVDSHIF, encoded by the coding sequence atgaaaaggcaaaatcaAAGCTCTGTGGTTGAATTCATCCTCTTGGGCTTTTCTAACTTTCCTGAACTCCAAGAGCAGCTCTTTGGGGTTTTCTTGGTTGTTTACCTTGGGACTCTGATGGGAAATGCCATCATTATAGTCATCATCTCCCTGGAACAGAGCCTCCACGTTCCCATGTACCTGTTCCTGCAGAACCTGTCTGTGGTGGATGTGAGTTTCAGTGCGGTCATTATGCCTGAAATGCTGGTGGTCCTCTCCACTGAGAAAACGTCAATTTCATTTGTAAGCTGTTTTGCAcagatgtattttattcttttttttggtgggactgaatgttttcttctggggGCGATGGCTTATGACCGATTTGCTGCAATCTGCCATCCTCTGAGCTACCCAATGATTATGAACAAAAGGGTTTTCATGAAATTACTTATAATTTCATGGCTCTTAGGTTTTATGTTAGGTACTGTGCAGACCACATGGGTTTTCAGTTTTCCCTTCTGTGGCCCCAATGAAATCAATCACATCTCTTGTGAAACCCCAGCAGTGCTAGAACTTGCATGCGCAGACACCTTTCTGTTTGAAATCTATGCGTTCACTGGCACTGTTTTGATTATCATGGTTCCTTTCGTGTTGATCCTCTTGTCTTATGTTCGGATTCTCTTTGCCATCCTGAAGATGCCATCGGCCACCGGGAGGCAAAAGGCCTTTTCCACCTGTGCCTCCCATCTTACGTCTGTGACCCTCTTCTATGGCACAGCCAGTATGACTTATTTACAACCCAAATCTGGCTATTCCCCAGAAACCAAGAAGGTGATGTCATTGTCCTACTCACTCCTTACACCTCTGTTGAATCCACTGATCTACAGCTTGAGAAACAGTGAGATGAAAAGAGCTTTGATGAAATTGTGGCGAAGAAAGGTGGATTCACATATATTCTGA